One Thomasclavelia spiroformis DSM 1552 DNA window includes the following coding sequences:
- a CDS encoding ABC transporter ATP-binding protein produces the protein MVLQLEHVTKFYTYDKNKQIIINDFTVKFPKIGMVAIIGKSGSGKSTLLNLIAGIEKPCSGKVLIDGYELDYRQISEYQSNYISYVYQFYNLVESLTVQENIVLLAKIKGKSFSLDKLYQFSDKLEITSLLKKFPRELSGGQKQRVSLVRAFLCNTPILLADEPTGALNDQMANEVMKLLKWYSKKHLVIIISHNFNLVSKYTKMIIDLDSRQNIYDFHHAIDYHKYFFNITKKVSSLNFYLKRQIIYQRNKIIMMLCSQIFAVCTFVLLISGINGGWEYLKSNFNSDPLKEIIEISKKDYDQIFFSDEQISGLKKDKLINRLSYKLDFNLGSFKNDKEIYLTSYQVYKSNNIDFVEGSYPDYENEIMINQDAFKKYNIKVNDKLDFIIDKQKFSLTICAIINDNVNNGINVYIDSNYLDKNLQEKIISKASVIVKSKNYQQLVKKYDQDYFVINLHNEYFNSYRTLIDMAIMVAICFLVISFGISLILISIILKTILIERKKDICLMLSNGLLLNKTKGLFAKEAALVGMIIGIIAMLISQFLLMIIDIFKISDLIFKIPDLFILPKLFLSKYDLYFVMILIYIGACFLVGIITSFQISKMDMSVLLKED, from the coding sequence ATGGTATTACAACTTGAACATGTTACAAAATTTTATACATATGACAAAAATAAACAAATAATTATTAATGATTTTACAGTTAAATTTCCTAAAATTGGAATGGTAGCAATTATAGGTAAAAGTGGTAGTGGAAAATCGACATTATTAAATTTAATTGCTGGAATTGAAAAACCATGTAGTGGAAAAGTATTGATAGATGGATATGAATTGGATTATCGTCAAATTAGTGAATATCAAAGTAACTATATAAGTTATGTTTATCAGTTTTATAATTTAGTAGAGTCACTAACAGTACAAGAAAATATAGTTTTACTAGCTAAGATAAAAGGAAAGTCATTTTCATTAGATAAACTATATCAATTTAGTGATAAATTAGAAATTACCTCATTATTAAAAAAATTCCCTCGAGAATTATCTGGAGGACAAAAACAAAGAGTCAGCTTAGTTCGAGCTTTTTTATGTAATACACCAATTTTACTTGCAGATGAACCAACTGGAGCATTAAACGATCAAATGGCAAATGAGGTAATGAAACTTTTAAAATGGTATTCAAAAAAGCATTTAGTTATTATTATTTCACATAATTTTAATTTAGTATCTAAATATACTAAAATGATTATAGATTTGGATAGCAGACAAAATATTTATGATTTTCATCATGCAATTGACTATCATAAATATTTTTTTAATATAACTAAAAAAGTAAGTAGTTTAAATTTTTATTTGAAAAGACAAATAATTTATCAAAGAAATAAGATAATAATGATGTTATGTTCGCAAATTTTTGCAGTTTGTACTTTTGTTTTGTTGATAAGTGGTATAAATGGTGGATGGGAATATTTAAAAAGTAATTTTAATAGTGATCCACTTAAAGAAATCATAGAAATTAGTAAAAAGGATTATGACCAAATATTTTTTAGTGATGAACAAATTAGTGGATTAAAAAAAGATAAATTAATTAATCGACTTTCTTATAAACTTGATTTTAATTTGGGTAGTTTTAAAAATGATAAAGAAATTTATTTAACAAGTTATCAGGTTTATAAAAGTAATAATATTGATTTTGTTGAAGGTAGTTATCCTGATTATGAAAATGAAATAATGATAAATCAAGATGCATTTAAAAAATATAATATAAAAGTTAATGATAAGCTTGATTTTATTATAGATAAACAAAAATTCTCATTAACTATTTGTGCAATTATCAATGATAATGTAAATAATGGGATTAATGTTTATATTGATAGTAATTATCTTGATAAAAACTTACAAGAAAAAATAATTAGTAAAGCAAGCGTGATTGTTAAAAGTAAAAATTATCAACAATTGGTAAAAAAATATGATCAAGATTATTTTGTTATTAATTTACATAATGAATATTTTAATAGTTATCGTACATTAATTGATATGGCAATAATGGTTGCTATTTGCTTTTTAGTAATAAGTTTTGGTATTTCATTGATTTTAATTTCAATTATTTTAAAAACAATCTTAATTGAAAGAAAAAAAGATATATGTTTAATGTTATCTAATGGCTTGTTATTGAATAAAACAAAGGGATTGTTTGCTAAAGAAGCAGCATTGGTAGGAATGATAATAGGGATCATAGCAATGTTAATTTCACAATTTTTATTGATGATAATTGATATTTTTAAAATAAGTGATCTGATATTTAAGATACCGGATTTATTTATTTTACCAAAATTATTTTTATCTAAGTATGATTTGTATTTTGTTATGATTTTAATTTACATTGGAGCATGTTTTTTGGTGGGAATTATAACAAGCTTTCAAATTAGTAAAATGGATATGAGTGTATTGTTGAAGGAGGATTAA
- a CDS encoding TIGR01212 family radical SAM protein (This family includes YhcC from E. coli K-12, an uncharacterized radical SAM protein.): protein MNVFKFSNDNKRYHTFNYYLKNKYHHKVAKVSLNANFTCPNRDGTKGIGGCIFCSSSGSGDFAGNVKDSLEKQFDDVSAVLQKKWPGCRYIAYFQANSNTYGPVEKLRDCIEPFINKKDVVAISIATRPDCLEDDILKYLDSVNKRCDLWIELGLQTIHDKTAKLINRGHSYLEFINGLNKLRQLNINVCVHIINGLPFETHEMMLTTVKEIGKLDIQALKIHMLYVIKNTKLNQIYQNNEFTMLTRDEYIDLVTEQLSYLPENIVIERLTGDGNVDNLVAPDWSIKKVTILNDIDKLMVKKNYVQGCNLVQK, encoded by the coding sequence ATGAATGTTTTTAAATTTAGTAATGATAACAAGCGTTATCACACTTTTAATTATTATTTAAAAAATAAATATCATCATAAAGTTGCCAAAGTAAGTCTTAATGCCAATTTTACTTGTCCAAATCGTGATGGTACTAAAGGAATTGGTGGTTGCATTTTTTGTAGTAGTAGTGGTTCTGGTGATTTTGCGGGAAATGTAAAAGATTCACTTGAAAAACAGTTTGATGATGTTAGTGCGGTTTTACAAAAAAAATGGCCTGGTTGTAGATATATTGCTTATTTTCAAGCTAATAGTAATACATATGGTCCCGTAGAAAAACTACGCGATTGTATTGAACCATTTATAAACAAAAAAGACGTAGTTGCAATTAGTATTGCAACTCGTCCTGATTGTTTAGAAGATGATATATTAAAATATTTAGATAGCGTTAATAAGCGATGCGATTTATGGATTGAATTAGGATTACAGACAATCCATGATAAAACAGCTAAATTAATTAATCGTGGTCATAGTTATTTAGAATTTATTAATGGTTTAAATAAATTACGCCAGCTTAATATTAATGTTTGTGTCCACATTATCAATGGTTTACCTTTTGAAACTCATGAGATGATGCTAACAACAGTTAAAGAAATCGGTAAATTAGATATTCAAGCTTTAAAAATTCATATGCTTTATGTAATAAAAAATACTAAGTTAAACCAAATATATCAAAACAATGAATTTACTATGCTTACTCGTGATGAATATATTGATTTAGTTACTGAACAATTAAGTTATTTACCAGAAAATATTGTAATTGAACGTCTAACTGGAGATGGTAATGTTGATAATCTTGTTGCTCCTGACTGGTCAATTAAAAAAGTTACTATTTTAAACGATATCGATAAGTTAATGGTCAAGAAAAATTATGTTCAAGGTTGCAACCTTGTCCAAAAATAA
- the hpf gene encoding ribosome hibernation-promoting factor, HPF/YfiA family: MKISVRGKNIEITEAIESKISDKLSKLDKYFIVSDNVEAKVLCRVYPYGQKLEVTIPTEYVLLRAEVVDSDLYTAMDLVVDKLEGQIRKYKTRLSRKSKDNKLAFNLSSIEDVETDDDVLVKVKSITPKPMDMEEAIMQMELIGHSFFVYRDAESDSISIVYRRNDGDYGLIETD, encoded by the coding sequence ATGAAAATCTCAGTAAGAGGAAAAAACATTGAAATCACAGAAGCAATCGAATCAAAAATTTCAGATAAATTATCTAAACTAGATAAATATTTCATTGTAAGTGACAATGTTGAAGCAAAAGTATTATGTCGAGTTTATCCTTATGGACAAAAACTTGAAGTTACGATTCCTACTGAATATGTACTTTTAAGAGCTGAAGTAGTAGATAGTGACTTATATACTGCAATGGATTTAGTAGTAGATAAACTAGAAGGGCAAATTAGAAAGTACAAAACTAGATTAAGTCGTAAATCAAAAGATAATAAACTTGCGTTCAACTTATCTTCAATTGAAGATGTTGAAACAGACGATGATGTTTTAGTAAAAGTAAAATCTATTACACCTAAGCCAATGGATATGGAAGAAGCAATTATGCAAATGGAATTGATTGGACATTCATTCTTCGTTTATCGTGATGCTGAAAGTGATTCTATAAGCATAGTATATCGTCGTAATGATGGTGACTATGGTTTAATTGAAACAGATTAA
- the metK gene encoding methionine adenosyltransferase: MKEKILFTSESVSKGHPDKVCDQISDAILDACLSEDPNSRVACEVFATTNLVVIGGEITTNAKVDYEQVARDVLKDIGYDDNEKGIDYRTCKIQVVMDLQSSDIALGTNDEVGGAGDQGIMFGFACKETEGYMPLPISIAHHLVRVATEKKDSGEFKYARPDMKAQVTIDYTESEPRIDTILMSIQHDPDFKEAEFKCYIKEEIMDAVVKKYNLNTDYKVLINPTGRFVIGGPHGDTGLTGRKIIVDTYGGSARHGGGAFSGKDPSKVDRSAAYMLRYIAKNIVAADLCDKIEIQISYAIGVKEPTSIFIETYGTEHVSHDVILKAIKENFDLTPGGIIDTLKLRQPIYLKTAAYGHFGRGDINLPWEKLDKVEILKKYL; the protein is encoded by the coding sequence ATGAAAGAAAAAATATTATTTACTTCAGAATCAGTATCTAAAGGTCATCCAGATAAAGTTTGTGATCAAATTAGCGATGCTATTCTTGATGCGTGTTTAAGTGAAGATCCTAATTCTCGTGTAGCTTGTGAAGTATTTGCTACTACAAATTTAGTTGTTATTGGTGGTGAAATTACTACTAATGCTAAAGTTGATTATGAGCAAGTTGCTCGTGATGTTTTAAAAGATATCGGATATGATGATAATGAAAAAGGTATAGATTATCGTACATGTAAAATTCAAGTAGTTATGGATTTACAATCATCAGATATTGCATTAGGTACAAATGATGAAGTCGGTGGTGCTGGAGATCAAGGAATTATGTTTGGTTTTGCCTGTAAAGAAACAGAAGGGTATATGCCTCTACCAATTTCAATTGCTCACCATTTAGTGCGTGTTGCAACTGAAAAGAAAGATAGCGGTGAATTTAAATATGCTCGTCCTGATATGAAAGCACAAGTAACTATTGATTATACAGAAAGTGAACCACGAATTGATACAATTTTAATGTCAATACAACATGATCCTGATTTTAAAGAAGCAGAGTTTAAATGTTATATTAAAGAAGAAATAATGGATGCAGTGGTAAAGAAATATAACTTAAATACTGATTATAAAGTATTGATCAATCCAACTGGACGTTTTGTAATTGGTGGTCCTCATGGTGATACTGGTTTAACAGGACGTAAGATTATTGTTGATACATATGGTGGCTCAGCTCGTCATGGTGGTGGGGCATTTAGTGGAAAAGATCCATCTAAAGTTGACCGTTCAGCAGCATATATGCTTAGATATATTGCTAAAAATATTGTGGCAGCTGATTTATGTGATAAAATTGAAATTCAAATTTCGTATGCAATCGGGGTAAAAGAGCCAACATCTATTTTTATTGAAACATATGGAACTGAACATGTTAGCCATGATGTTATTTTAAAGGCAATCAAAGAAAACTTTGATTTAACACCAGGAGGAATTATTGATACGTTAAAATTACGTCAACCAATTTATTTAAAAACAGCTGCTTATGGTCATTTTGGACGTGGTGATATTAATTTACCATGGGAAAAGCTAGATAAAGTAGAAATTTTAAAAAAATATTTATAG
- a CDS encoding NifU family protein, with amino-acid sequence MENMSTIEEIEKVINKLRPYLNRDGGDIELVDFKDGIVYVKMLGACAGCAMLDETLKDGVEQILMEEVPGVLEVKNVLEGMEY; translated from the coding sequence ATGGAAAATATGAGTACAATCGAAGAAATAGAAAAAGTTATAAATAAACTTCGTCCATATTTAAATCGTGATGGTGGCGATATTGAATTAGTTGATTTTAAAGATGGAATCGTTTATGTAAAAATGTTAGGAGCTTGTGCAGGTTGTGCAATGCTTGATGAAACATTAAAAGATGGTGTTGAACAAATTTTAATGGAAGAAGTACCTGGTGTTTTAGAAGTTAAAAATGTATTAGAAGGTATGGAATATTAA
- a CDS encoding CvfD/Ygs/GSP13 family RNA-binding post-transcriptional regulator, producing MVPKVNRGDIVDVKITGIQPYGAFASLPDNSTGLIHISEISDKFVKSIDSFVKVGEFIKVKVIDFDEETNHAKLSLKAIDNRYRRRNKRVYYKNPRRSIVETPNGFTPLAKAMEKWLKQGITEEN from the coding sequence ATGGTCCCAAAAGTAAACCGTGGAGATATCGTTGATGTAAAAATTACGGGTATACAGCCTTATGGTGCTTTTGCAAGCTTACCAGATAATTCAACTGGATTGATTCATATTTCAGAGATATCTGATAAATTCGTCAAAAGCATTGATAGCTTTGTAAAAGTTGGTGAATTCATTAAAGTTAAAGTGATTGATTTTGATGAAGAAACCAACCACGCTAAATTAAGTTTAAAGGCCATTGATAATCGATATCGCAGGCGAAATAAACGTGTCTACTATAAAAATCCTAGACGCTCAATCGTTGAAACGCCTAATGGTTTTACACCACTAGCTAAAGCCATGGAAAAATGGCTTAAACAAGGAATTACGGAGGAAAATTAA
- a CDS encoding glucose-6-phosphate isomerase: MITLDLSKAKLNENLESYKDTVKEIHDMIHNKTGAGNDFLGWVELPENYDKAEVELIKKTAANLKEKTDVLLVCGIGGSYLGARAAIEAINGLYPKNKVEIIYVGNTFSSNYIKQVAEYIEGKDFAINVISKSGTTTETSIAFRIFKEMCEAKYGKEGARERIVATTDKARGALKTLATEEGYTTFVIPDDVGGRYSVLTPVGLFPIAMAGIDIDEMLKGANDAMNKYSNPDLDQNDAYKYGVARQILHKAGYSAEMFVTYELQLAMVAEWWKQLYGESEGKEGKGILPTSATFSTDLHSLGQFIQEGSKVLYETILQINEPMGDMIIPNDKDDLDGLNYLAGKSVDFVNKKACQGTIDAHVNTGNVPNILITLDKMDAYSFGYMVYFFEKSCAMSVYLLGVNPFNQPGVEVYKKNMFKLLGKPGY, translated from the coding sequence ATGATTACATTAGATTTATCAAAAGCAAAATTAAATGAAAACTTAGAATCATACAAAGATACTGTTAAAGAAATTCATGATATGATTCATAATAAAACAGGAGCTGGTAATGATTTTTTAGGTTGGGTTGAATTACCAGAAAATTATGATAAAGCTGAAGTAGAGTTAATTAAAAAAACTGCTGCTAATTTAAAAGAAAAAACTGATGTATTACTAGTTTGTGGAATTGGTGGTTCTTATTTAGGAGCACGTGCTGCAATTGAAGCAATCAACGGTTTATATCCTAAAAATAAAGTAGAGATAATTTATGTAGGAAATACTTTTTCATCTAACTATATTAAACAAGTTGCTGAATATATTGAAGGTAAAGATTTTGCAATTAACGTCATTTCTAAATCTGGTACTACTACTGAAACATCAATTGCATTTAGAATTTTTAAAGAAATGTGTGAAGCTAAATATGGTAAAGAAGGTGCAAGAGAAAGAATCGTTGCAACAACCGATAAAGCGCGTGGAGCTTTAAAAACTTTAGCAACTGAAGAAGGTTATACGACTTTTGTAATTCCTGATGATGTAGGTGGTCGTTATTCAGTATTAACTCCAGTTGGACTATTCCCTATTGCAATGGCTGGTATTGATATTGATGAAATGTTAAAAGGTGCTAATGATGCAATGAATAAATATAGTAACCCTGATTTAGATCAAAATGATGCATATAAATATGGTGTTGCACGTCAAATTTTACACAAAGCAGGATATAGTGCTGAAATGTTTGTAACTTATGAATTACAATTAGCTATGGTTGCTGAATGGTGGAAACAATTATACGGTGAATCAGAAGGTAAAGAAGGAAAAGGTATTTTACCTACTAGTGCTACTTTTTCAACTGATTTACACTCATTAGGTCAATTTATTCAAGAAGGTTCTAAAGTATTATATGAAACAATTTTACAAATTAATGAACCAATGGGTGATATGATTATTCCAAATGATAAAGATGATTTAGATGGTTTAAACTATCTAGCTGGAAAATCTGTTGATTTTGTAAATAAAAAAGCTTGCCAAGGAACTATTGATGCCCATGTAAATACAGGTAATGTTCCAAATATTTTAATTACTTTAGATAAAATGGATGCATATAGTTTTGGTTACATGGTTTACTTCTTTGAAAAATCATGTGCAATGTCTGTATACTTATTAGGGGTTAATCCATTCAATCAACCTGGGGTTGAAGTTTATAAGAAAAACATGTTTAAATTATTAGGTAAACCTGGATATTAA
- a CDS encoding GNAT family N-acetyltransferase: MSLKLVKGSYEYKNQIIDMLKEWIAYNEQHPKANTSPYAIFKNDYHDFDYYLNNLEIKEANDNLVADSTFFCFDDQRNIMVGVVNIRHDLNEYLLKYGGHIGDGVRPSERRKGYATKMINLALKECNKLKIKRVLLVCDKNNIGSAKSIISNGGILENEVVNADKIIQRYWIDLE, translated from the coding sequence ATGTCATTAAAATTAGTTAAAGGTTCTTATGAATATAAAAATCAAATAATTGATATGTTGAAGGAATGGATAGCTTATAATGAACAACATCCTAAAGCTAATACTTCTCCGTATGCTATTTTTAAAAATGATTATCATGACTTTGATTATTACTTAAATAATTTAGAAATTAAAGAAGCAAATGATAATTTAGTAGCTGACTCTACATTTTTTTGCTTTGATGATCAAAGAAATATCATGGTTGGTGTTGTTAATATTCGTCATGATTTGAATGAATATTTATTAAAATATGGTGGTCATATCGGTGATGGAGTTAGACCTAGTGAAAGAAGAAAAGGGTATGCTACTAAAATGATTAATTTAGCTTTAAAAGAATGTAATAAACTCAAAATTAAAAGAGTATTATTAGTGTGTGATAAAAATAATATTGGATCAGCTAAATCTATTATTAGTAATGGTGGTATTTTAGAAAATGAAGTTGTCAATGCTGATAAAATTATTCAAAGATACTGGATAGATTTAGAATAG
- a CDS encoding serine hydrolase domain-containing protein codes for MVEIDAIKNNITILSKKIDCLNIDSIFVEHDGKIDKFFYTEEKLHELRSCSKLLVAMAIGIAIDKKMLTLDTKVYSILKKLVDIKNEKIKKWDIKTLLTHTTGYKEMIMTAKEIKEKNLDINNILNYVLNVDIPYQVGTKFVYNNVEPFILSVFFQEKFKIKLSDFINENIFKKLDIKKYQWDDYGKYCPGCTGLFLKHSDFHKIGRLLLNDGVYNGIQVISKNWINMMCSLQFEISSVYKTKVALPMLGAGYYTFISKEGYVFRNGSNGQYIILNKDNNLLITIMSSEKNRENVMEILRILFS; via the coding sequence ATGGTAGAAATTGATGCTATAAAAAATAATATAACTATACTTTCTAAAAAAATAGACTGTTTAAATATTGATAGTATATTTGTGGAACATGATGGAAAGATAGATAAATTTTTTTATACTGAAGAAAAGTTACATGAATTAAGAAGTTGTTCTAAATTATTAGTTGCAATGGCAATTGGTATTGCAATTGATAAAAAGATGTTAACATTAGATACTAAAGTTTATTCAATATTAAAAAAATTAGTCGATATTAAAAATGAAAAAATAAAAAAATGGGATATTAAAACTTTATTAACACATACAACAGGTTATAAAGAAATGATAATGACTGCTAAAGAAATTAAAGAAAAGAATTTAGATATAAATAATATCTTAAATTATGTATTAAATGTTGATATTCCTTATCAAGTAGGAACAAAATTTGTTTATAATAATGTTGAACCATTTATATTATCTGTATTTTTTCAAGAAAAATTTAAAATAAAGTTATCTGATTTTATTAATGAAAACATATTTAAAAAATTAGATATAAAAAAATACCAATGGGATGATTACGGTAAATATTGTCCTGGTTGTACCGGATTATTTTTAAAACATTCAGATTTTCATAAGATAGGAAGATTATTATTAAATGACGGAGTGTATAATGGCATTCAGGTAATATCTAAAAATTGGATTAATATGATGTGTTCATTGCAATTTGAAATATCATCAGTATATAAAACAAAAGTAGCGTTACCTATGCTTGGTGCTGGTTATTATACTTTTATTTCAAAAGAAGGTTATGTATTTAGAAATGGTTCTAACGGACAATATATTATTTTAAATAAAGATAATAATTTACTTATAACTATAATGTCATCTGAAAAAAACAGAGAAAATGTTATGGAAATTTTAAGAATATTATTTAGTTAA
- a CDS encoding GNAT family N-acetyltransferase: MKEVKIEKSDKMLINQLLIVWKNSVKETHLFLSKDEIENIEPYVFQALNSIKHLIIETDDNGDSIAFMGIEDNKLEMLFIAPDFREKGLGKKLLLYGIENYQVYELV, translated from the coding sequence ATGAAAGAAGTTAAAATTGAAAAAAGTGATAAGATGTTAATTAATCAGTTATTAATTGTATGGAAAAATTCTGTAAAAGAAACACATTTGTTTTTATCCAAAGATGAAATAGAAAATATTGAACCGTACGTGTTTCAAGCATTAAATAGTATAAAACATTTGATTATTGAAACTGATGATAATGGAGATTCAATTGCATTTATGGGAATAGAAGATAATAAACTTGAAATGTTGTTTATTGCACCTGATTTTAGAGAAAAAGGATTAGGGAAGAAATTACTTTTATATGGAATTGAAAATTATCAAGTGTATGAACTGGTGTAA
- a CDS encoding SDR family NAD(P)-dependent oxidoreductase: MKKDVVVLIGAGSIGVACARCIVIGKRLIIGDINLKTAKMVEEDLCNAGFETSSIQVDLVSRESILKVIKEALKYGNIKNVINAAGVSPSQTSIKKILEVDLYGTAVLLEEFGKVISEDGSCIVISSQSGHLLKALSQEENELLALTPTDELLNLEILKENRYITCISAC, from the coding sequence ATGAAGAAAGATGTAGTGGTTTTAATTGGAGCAGGAAGTATTGGTGTTGCGTGTGCTAGATGTATTGTAATAGGTAAACGTTTGATTATTGGTGATATAAATTTAAAAACAGCTAAGATGGTTGAAGAAGATTTATGTAATGCTGGTTTTGAAACTAGTAGTATACAAGTTGATTTAGTTAGTCGAGAATCTATTTTAAAGGTGATAAAGGAAGCATTGAAATATGGAAATATTAAAAATGTAATTAATGCAGCAGGCGTATCGCCTAGTCAAACATCAATTAAAAAAATATTAGAAGTTGATTTATATGGAACAGCAGTATTGTTAGAAGAATTTGGAAAAGTAATTAGTGAAGATGGAAGTTGTATTGTTATTTCTTCACAATCAGGACATCTTCTTAAAGCATTAAGTCAAGAAGAAAATGAATTGTTAGCTTTAACACCGACTGATGAATTATTAAATCTAGAAATATTAAAAGAAAATAGATACATTACATGCATATCAGCTTGCTAA
- a CDS encoding DUF6431 domain-containing protein, whose product MIITHFNKKINTILPDLNKLEALISKSYNDSVNSLNFDNILCPNCHGSLWIRHAYYFRTIFIFNQKIRIRITRIMCKSCGKTHAILAEDMIPFISLTFHDLYKIVITALPILNSSHFYYLKHKFSCFIDDYFVLCKFNSRNLPVIFITT is encoded by the coding sequence ATGATAATAACCCATTTTAATAAAAAAATCAATACTATTCTTCCTGACCTGAATAAATTAGAAGCTTTAATATCCAAGTCATATAACGATTCCGTTAATTCTTTAAATTTTGATAATATTCTATGTCCTAACTGTCATGGTTCTTTATGGATCAGACATGCCTACTACTTTCGTACTATCTTTATTTTCAATCAAAAAATTAGAATCAGAATCACTCGCATCATGTGCAAATCCTGCGGTAAAACACATGCTATCCTGGCTGAAGATATGATCCCTTTTATTTCCTTGACTTTTCATGATCTTTATAAGATCGTCATTACTGCCCTCCCTATCCTCAACTCATCTCACTTTTATTACCTTAAGCATAAATTTTCCTGTTTTATCGATGATTATTTTGTTTTATGTAAATTTAATTCCAGAAATCTCCCCGTTATTTTTATAACCACATAA
- a CDS encoding ISL3 family transposase has protein sequence MIDYRARRYRCKKCNKTFYELNPFSVAGSRISLATVYNILRDLKHPAATFKDVAQRYHISQTTAAHIFDSFVCMSRRQLPQYLCIDEVYAFKSEKSRYICVLLDFQSQNIVDVLPSRRKQVLMDYFFNIPLSERKKVKVVSFDMWESYRVVSKIMFPDALCAVDHYHVKQEFHRKLDKVRINSMNRYYSRKNYLNKKENLTEAEKNELSEVSRHYYVLKKFHWMLFSNNNKCIYDPNVEKKYNKVLQGYFNYYDIFDYMIRDDRELDLAYDLKYQLDVFYRDSSYDSAKKNIDELITLFKSSPIKEMKDFANTLTKWKREIVNSFIRADGKRISNGIIENRNKSIKLLKHSSNGYLNWHRFKNRVMYCLNDDATYHMYPIKNTDIK, from the coding sequence GTGATTGATTATCGAGCCAGAAGATACAGATGCAAAAAATGCAATAAAACATTCTATGAACTTAATCCTTTTTCTGTTGCCGGTTCACGAATCTCCTTAGCGACTGTATATAATATCCTTAGAGATTTGAAGCATCCTGCTGCAACATTTAAAGATGTAGCTCAGCGTTATCATATTTCACAGACAACTGCCGCTCATATTTTTGATTCATTTGTCTGCATGTCAAGAAGGCAGCTTCCTCAATATCTGTGCATTGATGAAGTTTATGCTTTTAAATCCGAAAAAAGCAGATACATCTGTGTTCTTCTTGATTTTCAGTCACAAAATATCGTTGATGTACTTCCATCAAGAAGAAAACAGGTACTGATGGATTATTTCTTTAATATTCCTTTATCAGAAAGAAAAAAAGTTAAAGTTGTATCATTCGACATGTGGGAATCATATCGTGTTGTTTCTAAAATTATGTTTCCTGATGCCTTATGTGCTGTTGATCACTATCATGTCAAGCAGGAATTTCACAGAAAACTGGATAAAGTAAGAATCAATTCCATGAATCGCTATTACTCCAGAAAAAATTACCTTAACAAAAAAGAAAACCTTACCGAAGCTGAAAAAAATGAATTATCAGAAGTATCCAGACATTATTATGTTTTGAAAAAATTCCACTGGATGCTCTTCTCCAATAACAACAAGTGCATATACGATCCCAATGTAGAAAAGAAATATAATAAAGTACTTCAGGGATATTTCAACTACTATGATATTTTTGACTATATGATCAGGGATGATCGGGAATTAGATTTAGCTTATGACCTTAAATATCAGCTGGATGTTTTTTACAGGGATTCTTCTTATGACAGTGCCAAAAAAAATATCGACGAACTGATTACCCTATTTAAAAGCAGTCCTATTAAAGAAATGAAAGATTTTGCAAATACACTTACTAAATGGAAACGGGAAATCGTCAATTCATTTATAAGAGCAGATGGGAAACGCATTTCCAATGGAATCATTGAAAATAGAAATAAATCAATAAAATTACTCAAACATAGTTCAAATGGATATCTTAACTGGCATAGATTTAAAAACAGGGTCATGTACTGCCTCAATGATGATGCCACATATCACATGTATCCAATCAAAAATACAGATATCAAATAA